One stretch of Corallococcus exiguus DNA includes these proteins:
- the pyk gene encoding pyruvate kinase produces the protein MRKAKIICTLGPASDSKEVIEGLVKAGMNVARLNFSHGTHDEHRQRVQRIRAVSKKLGVPVAILQDVQGPKVRLGRFEGGQLMVAAGDTVTVTTRAVLGQGKVIPTPVRTLPRDVEKGHEVLLDDGRVRLRVLKVSGQDVSCRVEVGGLLKDHKGLNLPGTAMSVPTLTEKDKVDLAFGQEVGVDYVALSFVRSAQDVRQARTLVAKGKTPIISKIEKPQAVENLESIAAESDGVMVARGDLGVEMPLEQLPAIQKRTVREVNRMGGIVIVATEMLESMVLNARPTRAEVSDVANAILDGADAVMLSGETAAGRYPVEAVATMARIVEETERTGVITLPHSPFERSEDLGTGVAAAAVAASRQLNIGTIIAYTESGHSARLISEFRPGARILGLTPNADTVNRMALYWGVTGHLVKRVSTTEAMLKQVRRLCQELRFCEPGAPFILVAGVPLNVPGNTNMMSIHRI, from the coding sequence ATGCGCAAGGCGAAGATCATCTGCACGCTGGGTCCGGCTTCGGACTCCAAGGAAGTCATCGAGGGGCTGGTGAAGGCGGGCATGAACGTGGCCCGGCTCAACTTCTCCCACGGAACGCACGACGAGCACCGCCAGCGCGTCCAGCGCATCCGCGCGGTGTCGAAGAAGCTGGGCGTGCCGGTGGCCATCCTCCAGGACGTGCAGGGCCCCAAGGTGCGCCTGGGGCGCTTCGAGGGCGGCCAGCTGATGGTGGCGGCCGGCGACACCGTGACGGTGACGACGCGCGCGGTGCTGGGCCAGGGGAAAGTCATCCCCACCCCGGTGCGCACGCTGCCCCGGGACGTGGAGAAGGGCCACGAGGTGCTCCTGGATGACGGCCGGGTGCGCCTGCGCGTGCTGAAGGTGAGCGGCCAGGATGTGTCCTGCCGCGTGGAGGTGGGCGGGCTGCTCAAGGACCACAAGGGGCTCAACCTGCCCGGTACCGCCATGTCGGTGCCCACGCTGACGGAGAAGGACAAGGTGGACCTGGCGTTCGGCCAGGAGGTGGGCGTGGACTACGTGGCGCTGTCCTTCGTGCGCTCCGCCCAGGACGTGCGCCAGGCGCGGACGCTGGTGGCGAAGGGAAAGACGCCCATCATCTCCAAGATTGAAAAGCCCCAGGCGGTGGAGAACCTGGAGTCCATCGCCGCGGAGTCGGACGGGGTGATGGTGGCCCGCGGCGACCTGGGCGTGGAGATGCCGCTGGAGCAGCTGCCGGCCATCCAGAAGCGCACCGTGCGGGAGGTCAACCGCATGGGCGGCATCGTCATTGTCGCCACGGAGATGCTGGAGAGCATGGTGCTCAACGCCCGGCCCACGCGCGCGGAGGTGTCGGACGTGGCCAACGCCATCCTCGACGGCGCGGACGCGGTGATGCTCTCCGGGGAGACGGCCGCGGGCCGCTACCCCGTGGAGGCGGTGGCCACCATGGCGCGCATCGTGGAGGAGACGGAGCGCACCGGCGTCATCACCCTGCCCCACTCCCCCTTCGAGCGCTCCGAGGACCTGGGCACCGGCGTCGCCGCGGCGGCGGTGGCCGCGTCCCGGCAGCTGAACATCGGGACCATCATCGCGTACACGGAGAGCGGCCACTCCGCGCGGCTCATCTCCGAGTTCCGTCCCGGCGCGCGCATCCTCGGCCTGACGCCCAACGCGGACACGGTGAACCGGATGGCGCTGTACTGGGGCGTGACGGGCCACCTGGTGAAGCGCGTCAGCACCACGGAGGCCATGCTCAAGCAGGTGCGCCGGCTCTGCCAGGAGCTGCGCTTCTGCGAACCGGGCGCGCCCTTCATCCTGGTGGCCGGCGTGCCGCTCAACGTGCCGGGCAACACCAACATGATGAGCATCCACCGCATCTGA
- a CDS encoding bifunctional nuclease family protein, producing MKTSNRANFFVAPFTAVVLALGGALFLPAFGIPGANAAADSAAAGKERPCITEKGSDPKACSELVELEVKDVVPLMEAQTHAVVLTTKDGETVLPLFVDEGAAVSIAFRLAERPPPQPLSQDLLDDVVNKLGGKVTEVRIDDLRDNVYSGRVFLQQGKKELALDARPSDSIAMAMHSQARIRVTRKVLTMAGITRSEIEALQKQQDLGVGGSGGLGEEDMGPLPPPPPMGPSAGNPKPHSEDIGMDHSTRPLMEPMGKGQEIDL from the coding sequence GTGAAAACGTCCAACCGCGCCAACTTCTTCGTCGCTCCGTTCACGGCTGTGGTGCTGGCGCTGGGGGGAGCGTTGTTCCTCCCCGCGTTCGGGATCCCCGGCGCCAACGCCGCCGCGGACTCAGCGGCGGCAGGCAAAGAGAGGCCCTGCATCACGGAGAAGGGCAGCGACCCCAAGGCCTGCTCGGAGCTGGTGGAGCTGGAAGTGAAGGACGTGGTGCCCTTGATGGAGGCGCAGACGCACGCCGTCGTGCTGACCACCAAGGACGGGGAGACGGTGCTGCCCCTCTTCGTGGACGAGGGCGCGGCGGTCTCCATCGCCTTCCGCCTCGCGGAGCGTCCGCCCCCGCAGCCCTTGTCGCAGGACCTGCTGGACGACGTGGTGAACAAGCTGGGCGGCAAGGTGACCGAGGTCCGCATCGACGACCTGCGCGACAACGTCTACTCCGGCCGCGTCTTCCTCCAGCAGGGCAAGAAGGAGCTGGCGCTGGACGCGCGCCCTTCGGACTCCATCGCCATGGCCATGCACAGCCAGGCCCGCATCCGCGTGACGCGCAAGGTGCTGACCATGGCGGGCATCACCCGCTCGGAGATTGAAGCCCTCCAGAAGCAGCAGGACCTGGGCGTGGGCGGCAGCGGCGGCCTGGGTGAAGAGGACATGGGTCCCCTGCCCCCGCCGCCTCCCATGGGCCCCAGCGCCGGCAACCCGAAGCCTCACTCGGAGGACATCGGCATGGACCACTCCACGCGCCCGCTGATGGAGCCCATGGGCAAGGGCCAGGAGATCGACCTGTAG
- a CDS encoding dihydroorotase: MTTVLFQRARVIDPRNGVDGVRDVLVTDGRVAQVSQGPLPAPKDARVVDATDKWLVPGFIDLHVHLREPGEEGKETVLTGCRAAVAGGFTGVVAMPNTKVVNDSALVTELVLSRARDADLCHVYPAGAITKGLKGEELSEAGELIGAGCVALTDDGRPVMNAGLMRRVLQYATQFDVPVMVHEEDLTLSAGGAMHEGATSTRLGLRGIPSSAEVAMVARDLVLLEETKGRLHVAHVSCEGSVRLIREAKKRGLRVTCEVAPHHFTLDDRAVGDYDTHAKMAPPLRSDVDVKALREALVDGTVDAIATDHAPHGVSDKLVEFEKGINGIVGLETALGLTLALVHEGVLTPRRAVELLSDGPARVFGLPGGHLAPGAPADITLLSPSEEWTVDAHRFYSRSRNTPFHGRTLKGRVTQTWVGGRCVFEDGQLKESR; encoded by the coding sequence ATGACCACGGTGCTCTTCCAGCGGGCGCGCGTCATCGACCCGCGCAATGGCGTGGACGGCGTTCGTGACGTCCTCGTGACGGACGGCCGGGTGGCCCAGGTGTCGCAAGGCCCGCTGCCCGCGCCCAAGGACGCGCGGGTGGTGGACGCCACCGACAAGTGGCTGGTGCCGGGCTTCATCGACCTGCACGTGCACCTGCGCGAGCCGGGAGAAGAGGGCAAGGAGACGGTCCTCACCGGCTGCCGCGCGGCGGTGGCGGGCGGCTTCACCGGCGTGGTGGCCATGCCCAACACCAAGGTGGTGAACGACAGCGCGCTCGTCACGGAGCTGGTGCTGTCGCGCGCTCGGGACGCGGACCTGTGCCACGTGTATCCGGCCGGCGCCATCACCAAGGGGCTCAAGGGCGAGGAGCTGTCGGAAGCAGGCGAGCTGATTGGCGCCGGCTGCGTGGCCCTCACCGACGACGGCCGCCCGGTGATGAACGCGGGCCTGATGCGCCGGGTGCTCCAGTACGCCACCCAGTTCGACGTGCCGGTGATGGTGCACGAGGAGGACCTCACCCTGTCCGCCGGCGGCGCCATGCACGAGGGCGCCACGTCCACGCGGCTGGGCCTGCGCGGGATTCCGTCCTCCGCGGAGGTGGCCATGGTGGCGCGCGACCTGGTGCTCCTGGAGGAGACGAAGGGGCGGCTGCACGTGGCGCACGTGTCCTGTGAGGGCAGCGTGCGGCTCATCCGCGAGGCGAAGAAGCGCGGCCTGCGCGTCACCTGCGAGGTGGCGCCGCACCACTTCACCCTGGATGACCGGGCGGTGGGGGACTACGACACCCACGCGAAGATGGCGCCGCCCCTCCGGAGTGACGTGGACGTGAAGGCGCTGCGCGAGGCGCTGGTGGACGGTACGGTGGACGCCATCGCCACGGACCACGCGCCGCACGGCGTATCCGACAAGCTGGTGGAGTTCGAGAAGGGCATCAACGGCATCGTCGGGCTGGAGACGGCCCTGGGGCTCACGCTGGCGCTGGTGCACGAGGGCGTGCTCACCCCGCGCCGGGCGGTGGAGCTCCTGTCGGACGGGCCGGCGAGGGTATTCGGCCTGCCGGGCGGTCACCTGGCGCCTGGTGCCCCGGCGGACATCACTCTTTTGTCCCCTTCGGAGGAGTGGACGGTGGATGCCCACCGGTTCTATTCCCGCAGTCGCAACACGCCCTTCCACGGGCGCACGCTGAAGGGTCGCGTGACGCAGACGTGGGTGGGCGGCCGGTGTGTGTTCGAGGACGGTCAGCTCAAGGAGTCGCGGTGA
- a CDS encoding AMP-dependent synthetase/ligase, whose product MDLPKTMLHALHDQAARLEHRPALWSRHGGAYVPTSWFDYAQRVKRFALGLHALGFQEGDPLGILSFNREAWHVADLGAMSLGGIPVGLYTTSSVDQLVYILGHCEARFLLVENAKHLATGLEVQKRLPALQHLIVMDAPTPLPEGVLRYADVLASGAKADEAPYWDGVHALHPDALATLIYTSGTTGQPKGVALSHRNLAWTSKQLGDTMGFRDMEDERLVSYLPLSHIAEQIVSLHSPLLMGTQVYFADSLDALGKNLTEVRPTVFFAVPRVWEKFKTKAEEGLAAQPPLKRRLVEWARATALERNTRVLSQERVPSFMEAKFALAQRLVFEPLKTRIGLEKAKLFSTSAAPIGRDVLDFFASIDVVLLEVWGMTEVSGPATVSTAECARMGTVGRPMLGVEVRIAQDGEILVQGGNVCLGYHRNPEATQELLADGWLHTGDVGQLDSEGFLRITGRKKEIIVTSGGKKTSPANIEELLKGVSPVGHALVVGDRRNYLVALVTLDPDRVRKLAREKGWPEDVATLVKDARLQQHLYEAFERDVNPKLSRFETIKRFRVLPGEFSIDGGELTPSMKMRRKVVEQKYADAIEALYNEPGAPGVAHG is encoded by the coding sequence ATGGACCTGCCCAAGACGATGCTGCATGCGCTCCATGACCAGGCCGCGCGGCTGGAACACCGCCCGGCGCTCTGGTCCCGCCATGGAGGCGCCTATGTCCCCACCTCGTGGTTCGACTATGCCCAGCGCGTCAAGCGCTTCGCCCTGGGGCTGCACGCGCTGGGGTTTCAGGAAGGCGACCCGCTGGGCATCCTGAGCTTCAACCGCGAGGCGTGGCACGTCGCGGACCTGGGGGCCATGTCCCTGGGCGGCATCCCGGTGGGGCTCTACACCACCAGCAGTGTGGACCAGCTCGTCTACATCCTGGGCCACTGCGAGGCGCGCTTCCTCCTGGTGGAGAACGCGAAGCACCTGGCCACCGGCCTGGAGGTCCAGAAGCGGCTGCCCGCGCTCCAGCACCTCATCGTGATGGACGCGCCCACGCCGCTGCCTGAAGGCGTGCTGCGCTACGCGGACGTGCTGGCCTCCGGCGCGAAGGCGGATGAAGCCCCCTACTGGGACGGCGTCCACGCGCTCCACCCGGACGCGCTGGCCACGCTCATCTACACGTCCGGTACCACCGGCCAACCCAAGGGCGTGGCGCTCAGCCACCGCAACCTCGCCTGGACGTCGAAGCAGCTGGGCGACACCATGGGCTTCCGGGACATGGAGGACGAGCGGCTGGTGTCGTACCTGCCGCTGTCGCACATCGCGGAGCAGATCGTCTCCCTGCACAGCCCGCTGCTCATGGGCACGCAGGTGTACTTCGCGGACTCGCTGGACGCCCTGGGCAAGAACCTCACGGAGGTGCGCCCCACCGTCTTCTTCGCGGTGCCGCGCGTCTGGGAGAAGTTCAAGACGAAGGCGGAGGAGGGCCTGGCCGCGCAGCCACCCCTGAAGCGCCGGCTGGTGGAGTGGGCCCGCGCCACGGCGCTGGAGCGCAACACGCGCGTCCTGAGCCAGGAGCGCGTCCCGTCGTTCATGGAGGCCAAGTTCGCGCTGGCCCAGCGGCTGGTGTTCGAGCCGTTGAAGACGCGCATCGGCCTGGAGAAGGCGAAGCTGTTCTCCACCTCCGCGGCGCCCATTGGCCGGGACGTGCTGGACTTCTTCGCCTCCATCGACGTCGTCCTCTTGGAAGTGTGGGGCATGACGGAGGTGTCCGGCCCCGCCACGGTGAGCACCGCCGAGTGCGCCCGGATGGGCACGGTGGGCCGCCCCATGCTGGGCGTGGAGGTGCGCATCGCGCAGGACGGGGAGATCCTCGTCCAGGGCGGCAACGTGTGCCTGGGCTACCACCGCAACCCGGAGGCCACGCAGGAGCTGCTGGCGGACGGGTGGCTGCACACGGGCGACGTGGGGCAGCTGGATTCCGAGGGCTTCCTGCGCATCACCGGGCGCAAGAAGGAGATCATCGTCACCTCCGGCGGCAAGAAGACGTCGCCCGCCAATATCGAAGAGCTGCTCAAGGGCGTGTCCCCCGTGGGGCACGCGCTGGTGGTGGGGGACCGGCGCAACTACCTGGTGGCGCTGGTGACGCTGGATCCGGACCGGGTGCGGAAGCTCGCGCGGGAGAAGGGCTGGCCGGAGGACGTGGCCACGCTGGTGAAGGACGCGCGCCTCCAGCAGCACCTGTACGAGGCCTTCGAGCGGGACGTGAACCCGAAGCTGTCGCGCTTCGAGACCATCAAGCGCTTCCGCGTGCTGCCGGGGGAGTTCTCCATCGACGGCGGCGAGCTCACGCCCAGCATGAAGATGCGCCGCAAGGTGGTGGAGCAGAAGTACGCGGACGCCATCGAAGCGCTCTACAACGAGCCAGGCGCGCCTGGCGTCGCCCACGGCTAG
- the lepB gene encoding signal peptidase I — translation MSTASPSMKLGAAMAARRTPEQLKARRQLMWRELLTSLWAPLCGVGLAFIPYVTLIEMAPGTASWAQPLIKGFGLLMVLAFVGLLVWRNASRKESLLRTLRHEAHELISEDERILARLGTKVSPAVAERITEQALRVESASVAANAELLRTETQALEKLTQEHLGAYRKQSVWDFLGGFGKALLIAVIIRTVLIEPYRIPSGSMLPTLQIGDQVFVNKFIYGVRIPYTNFVPFRIVREPMRGDVIVFNNPVDESKDFIKRVIGIPGDTVEIVDGVVRINGEPQPRTLVTPDYVVHNQDDLTGRWFDQEEVLYRENLGGVVHSSLQHPMRLPGREHEGPYTVPANSVFVMGDNRDNSADSRYNLGGPGGAEVAYVPYGHIKGKAMVVWLSLGWGGLLGNLFGGTGLRVDRFFEPVR, via the coding sequence ATGAGCACGGCCAGTCCTTCCATGAAGCTGGGAGCGGCCATGGCCGCGCGCCGCACTCCGGAGCAGCTCAAGGCTCGCCGCCAGCTGATGTGGCGCGAGCTGCTCACCAGCCTCTGGGCTCCGCTGTGCGGTGTGGGCCTGGCGTTCATCCCCTACGTCACGCTGATTGAGATGGCGCCCGGCACCGCGTCCTGGGCCCAGCCGCTGATCAAGGGCTTCGGCCTGCTGATGGTGCTGGCCTTCGTGGGCCTGCTGGTGTGGCGCAACGCCTCCCGGAAGGAATCGCTGCTGCGCACGCTGCGCCACGAGGCGCACGAGCTCATCTCCGAGGACGAGCGCATCCTCGCGCGCCTGGGGACGAAGGTGTCCCCGGCCGTGGCGGAGCGCATCACCGAGCAGGCCCTGCGCGTGGAGTCCGCGTCCGTGGCGGCCAACGCGGAGCTGCTGCGCACGGAGACCCAGGCGCTGGAGAAGCTCACCCAGGAGCACCTGGGCGCGTACCGCAAGCAGTCCGTGTGGGACTTCCTGGGCGGCTTCGGCAAGGCGCTGCTCATCGCGGTGATCATCCGCACGGTGCTGATCGAGCCGTACCGCATCCCGTCCGGCTCCATGCTGCCCACGCTGCAGATTGGCGATCAGGTCTTCGTGAACAAGTTCATCTACGGGGTGCGCATCCCGTACACGAACTTCGTTCCGTTCCGCATCGTGCGGGAGCCCATGCGCGGGGACGTCATCGTCTTCAACAACCCGGTGGACGAGTCCAAGGACTTCATCAAGCGCGTCATCGGCATCCCCGGCGACACGGTGGAGATCGTCGACGGGGTGGTGCGCATCAACGGCGAGCCGCAGCCGCGCACGCTGGTGACGCCGGACTACGTGGTGCACAACCAGGACGACCTGACGGGCCGCTGGTTCGACCAGGAAGAGGTGCTCTACCGCGAGAACCTGGGCGGCGTGGTGCACTCGTCGCTCCAGCACCCCATGCGCCTGCCGGGCCGCGAGCACGAGGGCCCCTACACGGTGCCCGCCAACAGCGTCTTCGTGATGGGCGACAACCGGGACAACAGCGCGGACAGCCGCTACAACCTGGGCGGCCCGGGCGGCGCCGAGGTCGCCTACGTGCCGTACGGCCACATCAAGGGCAAGGCCATGGTCGTCTGGCTGTCGCTCGGTTGGGGTGGCCTGCTGGGCAATCTGTTCGGCGGCACGGGCCTGAGGGTCGACCGCTTCTTCGAACCGGTGCGCTGA
- the carA gene encoding glutamine-hydrolyzing carbamoyl-phosphate synthase small subunit, which yields MTKRAVLALADGTTFEGRAFGASGETVGEVVFNTSMYGYQEILTDPSYVGQIVTMAYPEMGNIGANAADEEAGLPHAVGMVVRSLTRTPSNWRSQETLDAYLARHGRVGIEGVDTRRLVRHLRTHGAQTGIISTENVTAAALSERARTAVGMEGLDLATGVSCKEPYLFTTPSPDVFLATGDKRPEPELKFDVVAYDYGLKRSMLQYLVDVGCRVTVVPSHFTAEQVLAKKPHGVFLANGPGDPAAVKGADRTVAALLGKVPVFGICLGHQIMALALGGRTYKMKFGHRGGNQPVKDLTTGKVEITAQNHGFAVDDASLKGKAVVTHINLNDGTVEGLAVPDARAFSVQYHPEASPGPHDARYLFSRFATLMAGS from the coding sequence ATGACGAAGCGGGCGGTGCTCGCACTGGCGGATGGCACCACGTTCGAGGGACGCGCCTTTGGCGCTTCCGGCGAGACGGTGGGCGAAGTGGTCTTCAACACGTCCATGTACGGCTACCAGGAGATCCTCACGGATCCCTCGTACGTGGGGCAGATCGTCACCATGGCGTACCCGGAGATGGGCAACATCGGGGCGAACGCGGCGGACGAGGAGGCGGGACTGCCGCACGCGGTGGGCATGGTGGTGCGCTCGCTGACGAGGACGCCCTCCAACTGGCGCTCGCAGGAGACGCTGGACGCGTACCTCGCGCGCCACGGCCGCGTGGGCATTGAAGGCGTGGACACCCGCCGGCTGGTGCGCCACCTGCGCACGCACGGCGCGCAGACGGGCATCATCTCCACGGAGAACGTGACCGCCGCCGCCCTGTCCGAGCGCGCGCGCACCGCCGTGGGCATGGAGGGCCTGGACCTGGCCACGGGCGTGTCCTGCAAGGAGCCCTACCTCTTCACCACGCCGTCGCCGGACGTGTTCCTGGCCACCGGTGACAAGCGCCCGGAGCCGGAGTTGAAGTTCGACGTCGTCGCGTACGACTACGGCCTCAAGCGCTCCATGCTCCAGTACCTGGTGGACGTGGGCTGCCGCGTGACGGTGGTGCCCTCCCACTTCACGGCGGAGCAGGTGCTGGCGAAGAAGCCGCACGGCGTCTTCCTGGCCAACGGCCCGGGCGACCCGGCCGCGGTGAAGGGCGCGGACCGCACGGTGGCGGCGCTGCTGGGCAAGGTGCCGGTGTTCGGCATCTGCCTGGGGCACCAGATCATGGCGCTGGCCCTGGGCGGCCGGACGTACAAGATGAAGTTCGGCCACCGCGGCGGCAACCAGCCCGTGAAGGACCTCACGACGGGCAAGGTGGAGATCACCGCGCAGAACCACGGCTTCGCGGTGGACGACGCCAGCCTCAAGGGCAAGGCCGTCGTCACGCACATCAACCTGAATGACGGCACGGTGGAGGGCCTGGCCGTTCCGGACGCGCGGGCCTTCAGCGTGCAGTACCACCCCGAGGCTTCGCCCGGCCCTCACGACGCGCGCTACCTGTTCAGCCGCTTCGCGACGCTGATGGCGGGTTCGTAG
- a CDS encoding citrate synthase codes for MPKDTLTVTDNRTGKTYEIPIENGCIRTPDLRQIKTGSDDFGLMGYDPAFLNTANCKSAITFIDGDKGILEYRGYPIEQLAEKSSFLEVAYLLLKGELPTQKELENFTFNVTHHTLVHENIKSFIDGFRYDAHPMAMLGSTVAALSAFYPDAKNIKDARSREIQITRLIAKMPTLAAFSYRHAMGLPFVYPDNDLSYVANFLAMIKRIGTSAFKVHPTLEKALDVLFILHADHEQNCSTTSVRTVGSSQVDPYSAVAAGVGALYGPLHGGANEAVLRMLREIGSKSNIPEFIKQVKGGEGEKKLMGFGHRVYKSYDPRAKVIKRVADEVFDVTGKNPLLEIALELERIALEDEYFVKRKLYPNVDFYSGLIYEAMGFQAEMFPVLFAIPRTVGWCAQWEEMVTDNEQKIARPRQVFTGAARRDYVAQDKRTPGGK; via the coding sequence ATGCCCAAGGACACGCTGACCGTCACCGACAATCGGACCGGGAAGACGTACGAGATCCCGATCGAGAACGGCTGTATCCGCACCCCCGACCTGCGCCAGATCAAGACCGGCAGCGATGACTTCGGTCTGATGGGTTATGACCCCGCGTTCCTGAACACGGCGAACTGTAAGAGCGCCATCACCTTCATCGACGGCGACAAGGGCATCCTCGAGTACCGCGGGTACCCCATCGAGCAGCTCGCGGAGAAGTCCTCCTTCCTGGAGGTGGCCTACCTGCTGCTGAAGGGCGAGCTGCCCACGCAGAAGGAGCTGGAGAACTTCACGTTCAACGTGACCCACCACACGCTGGTGCACGAGAACATCAAGTCCTTCATCGACGGGTTCCGCTACGACGCGCACCCCATGGCCATGCTGGGCTCCACGGTGGCGGCGCTGTCCGCGTTCTACCCGGACGCGAAGAACATCAAGGACGCGCGCAGCCGTGAGATCCAGATCACGCGCCTCATCGCGAAGATGCCCACCCTGGCCGCGTTCTCGTACCGCCACGCCATGGGCCTGCCGTTCGTCTACCCGGACAACGACCTGTCCTACGTCGCCAACTTCCTGGCGATGATCAAGCGCATCGGCACGAGCGCCTTCAAGGTGCACCCCACGCTGGAGAAGGCGCTGGACGTGCTCTTCATCCTGCACGCGGACCACGAGCAGAACTGCTCCACCACGTCCGTGCGCACGGTGGGCTCCTCGCAGGTGGACCCCTACTCCGCGGTCGCCGCGGGCGTGGGCGCGCTCTACGGCCCGCTGCACGGCGGCGCCAACGAGGCGGTGCTCCGCATGCTCCGCGAGATTGGCAGCAAGTCCAACATCCCGGAGTTCATCAAGCAGGTGAAGGGCGGCGAGGGCGAGAAGAAGCTGATGGGCTTCGGCCACCGCGTCTACAAGTCCTACGACCCGCGCGCGAAGGTCATCAAGCGCGTGGCGGACGAGGTCTTCGACGTGACGGGCAAGAACCCGCTGCTCGAGATCGCGCTCGAACTGGAGCGCATCGCGCTCGAGGACGAGTACTTCGTGAAGCGCAAGCTGTACCCGAACGTCGACTTCTACTCGGGCCTCATCTACGAGGCGATGGGCTTCCAGGCGGAGATGTTCCCCGTCCTGTTCGCCATCCCCCGCACGGTGGGCTGGTGCGCGCAGTGGGAGGAGATGGTGACGGACAACGAGCAGAAGATCGCCCGTCCCCGTCAGGTCTTCACCGGCGCCGCGCGCCGCGACTACGTGGCCCAGGACAAGCGCACCCCCGGCGGCAAGTAG
- a CDS encoding aspartate carbamoyltransferase catalytic subunit: MRHLLGIAGWRRDELEALLDRAQAHLPGGPDASHVLRGRVVANLFFEDSTRTRSSFEVAARKLGADVLNWSYAGSSVSKGETLLDTARNIEAMGPAVIVIRHRSSGAPGLVARHVKCAVVNAGDGAHEHPSQALLDAFTLRQRWGRLDGRTVLIVGDVLHSRVARSNLLCLKALGARVVLCGPPTLLPPGLEEMGGEVTHQLDAVLPQADAVMCLRLQTERMSEAFLPSQREYSRLFGITPARAERMRPEALVLHPGPINRGVELSPVVADGPRSVILEQVANGVAVRRAVLEACAS; this comes from the coding sequence ATGAGACATCTTCTCGGAATCGCAGGCTGGCGGCGGGACGAGCTGGAAGCACTGCTCGACCGCGCCCAGGCGCACCTGCCCGGCGGACCGGATGCCTCGCACGTTCTGCGGGGCCGCGTCGTGGCGAACCTCTTCTTCGAGGACTCCACCCGGACGCGCTCCTCCTTCGAGGTGGCCGCGCGGAAGCTGGGCGCGGACGTCCTCAACTGGAGCTACGCGGGCTCCTCCGTGTCCAAGGGGGAGACGCTCCTGGACACCGCGCGCAACATCGAAGCCATGGGGCCGGCGGTCATCGTCATCCGCCACCGCTCCTCCGGCGCGCCGGGGCTCGTGGCCCGCCACGTGAAGTGCGCGGTGGTCAACGCGGGCGACGGCGCGCATGAGCACCCGTCCCAGGCCCTGCTGGACGCCTTCACCCTGCGCCAGCGCTGGGGCCGCCTGGACGGGCGTACGGTGCTGATTGTTGGCGACGTACTGCACAGCCGCGTGGCGCGCTCCAACCTCTTGTGCCTGAAGGCGCTGGGGGCCCGGGTCGTGCTCTGCGGACCGCCCACCCTCCTGCCGCCAGGGCTGGAGGAGATGGGCGGAGAGGTGACGCATCAGCTGGACGCCGTGCTGCCCCAGGCGGACGCGGTGATGTGCCTGAGGCTGCAGACGGAGCGCATGTCGGAGGCCTTCCTTCCGTCCCAGCGGGAGTACTCGCGGCTGTTCGGTATCACGCCCGCCCGCGCGGAGCGGATGAGGCCGGAAGCCCTCGTGCTGCACCCGGGCCCCATCAACCGCGGCGTGGAGTTGTCGCCGGTGGTGGCGGACGGGCCTCGCAGCGTCATCCTGGAGCAGGTGGCCAACGGCGTCGCGGTGCGCCGGGCCGTCCTGGAGGCGTGCGCATCATGA